The Psychromonas sp. MME1 genome window below encodes:
- a CDS encoding diguanylate cyclase, translated as MTSKSTILIVDDEPLYIDVLAQCLSADYHIIVARNSKEVLQRLKNTIPDLILLDIVMPDVCGYEICESLKESPLFAKIPVIFISALDEMDNEIRGLELGAVDFFSKPFRLPLIKLRIKNHLKLIEQSKLLQQLVNEDALTGIANRRKFDEFLAREWLLSQRYHSQLSLLMIDIDYFKQYNDTYGHAAGDQCLLSVAQTLSSLIARRTDIVCRYGGEEFTVILPDSTPEAAMQIAEKLRLGIENLALPHQGSQVSNCLSISIGVATTIGEQNGDAATLIKMADENLYLAKKAGRNRVM; from the coding sequence ATGACCAGCAAAAGCACCATTCTTATCGTTGATGATGAGCCGCTTTATATTGATGTACTAGCGCAGTGTTTATCCGCTGATTATCATATTATTGTCGCTCGTAACTCTAAAGAGGTGCTACAGCGGCTGAAAAACACCATTCCAGATTTAATACTACTAGATATCGTGATGCCCGACGTCTGTGGTTATGAAATTTGTGAATCTCTAAAAGAGTCTCCCCTATTCGCTAAAATACCGGTTATTTTTATCTCTGCGTTAGATGAAATGGATAATGAGATTAGAGGGTTAGAGCTTGGCGCCGTCGACTTTTTTTCCAAACCCTTTCGTTTACCTTTGATTAAACTGCGCATAAAAAACCATTTAAAACTGATAGAACAGAGTAAATTATTGCAGCAGCTAGTAAATGAAGATGCGCTTACGGGTATTGCTAATCGTCGTAAGTTTGATGAGTTTTTAGCAAGAGAATGGTTGCTTTCACAACGTTATCACTCGCAATTATCATTATTAATGATCGATATTGACTATTTTAAACAATATAACGACACCTATGGCCATGCAGCCGGTGACCAATGTTTGCTGAGCGTTGCACAAACGCTATCAAGTTTAATCGCACGGAGAACCGATATTGTTTGCCGCTATGGTGGTGAAGAGTTTACCGTTATTTTACCCGATTCAACACCTGAGGCTGCCATGCAGATAGCGGAAAAGCTGCGCCTTGGTATCGAAAATTTAGCACTTCCACACCAAGGCTCTCAGGTCTCAAATTGCCTCAGCATTAGTATTGGAGTTGCCACCACCATAGGTGAGCAAAACGGGGATGCAGCCACTTTAATTAAAATGGCTGACGAAAACCTGTACCTTGCTAAAAAAGCAGGTAGAAACCGCGTCATGTAA
- a CDS encoding response regulator, with translation MTFKLNKRYLGNGLVSRLFLQILILLIISAIFIFNNAEDAYTKFTLAQVQQEYTLLADHVSLINDHALNEMLNNNQVITPVVSRIAHTKAIRRLDTFFKRYDLKAGILKEGQFIYTNFKEKNVTTVYNGEQLTDLQSFINKELKYEKLQVVNIQETPYFIYKRSFKPWQWDILFVKSSESYTNNTTLTKKISNTLILLALFIFSLAAISYFSIFKPILQITKAITELQPPSYKGISEFQFLSDHINRTMTKLFDSIKKANKAEQAQANFLANMSHEIRTPINAIIGLNHLALQGKVDTETHNYLSKVNNASQTLLHIVNDILEYSKIEAQQLIIDKQIFSLDTLLNNLINLVIVNANEKNIEIIIVGQHDVPDQLYGDRFRIHQALLNLLNNAIKFTNSGHVILSLKQLKRKEQPLRIQFSVQDTGIGITDEQLKRLFRPFAQADSSTTRRFGGTGLGLTISQNLITLMGGNLRVDSEFNTGSTFSFDLPLALPTDSLSSAPLTGSLYDGAIKNCHLLIIDGNETVRREMTDIATRLQFSSDTAQSIQDGIAKLSDSFNAPHHRYGFILVDQKMGKASILELIKVNQELAGENPPFVILMTSQLADNHGLENAIDAILKKPITIKNLLIQLENLSNGMPPLLEKNREHSNKLQGINILVVEDNPINQEVATKLLEKEGAAVYVANNGLKALELVKQSDGEFDVILMDIHMPGMNGYQTCTQIRKQYDQQQLPIIALSAITACNVQKEILDVGFNLFIAKPFDPETLFTAILASVAKLKSDQFPLPLNKQVPATQSLFPAQLLSTDSPINIASAIKNVGGDALFLKKLLLQFYDNHGDDIVAINDAFAEHKFQEIKRIAHTLKGVAATIAAETLYQDAKNLENLAGQSASSSKVAIDKLAMSFKLVKDTLQELLDNITVHSKSCDNLAGNKIPNREKVTHTFKLLEKSLRDGAFEAKQHLSELQCLLNDDDSNIDMTPLTILLDNFEFEAAHSKLLEMLKASAIDIS, from the coding sequence ATGACCTTCAAACTAAATAAAAGATACCTCGGCAACGGCCTAGTCAGCCGGCTCTTTTTGCAGATACTGATACTCTTAATTATCAGCGCTATATTCATATTTAATAACGCCGAAGATGCCTATACTAAATTTACCCTCGCACAGGTGCAGCAGGAATATACCTTATTGGCAGACCACGTTTCTCTTATCAACGACCACGCTCTAAACGAAATGCTTAACAATAATCAGGTCATAACCCCGGTGGTATCGCGTATTGCCCATACAAAGGCCATACGTCGCTTAGATACCTTTTTTAAACGCTACGACTTAAAAGCGGGGATCCTTAAAGAGGGGCAATTTATCTACACCAATTTTAAAGAAAAAAATGTTACCACTGTTTATAATGGAGAGCAGTTAACGGACTTACAAAGTTTCATTAATAAAGAGCTAAAATACGAAAAATTACAGGTCGTGAATATTCAAGAAACCCCTTATTTTATCTATAAACGTTCCTTTAAACCTTGGCAATGGGATATTCTATTTGTTAAAAGTAGTGAAAGTTATACGAACAATACTACCCTTACAAAAAAAATATCTAATACTCTAATTTTACTTGCCCTCTTTATATTCAGTCTTGCTGCTATCAGCTATTTCTCTATTTTTAAACCCATTTTACAAATAACCAAGGCGATAACCGAGTTACAGCCCCCCTCTTATAAAGGGATCAGTGAGTTTCAGTTTTTATCTGACCACATCAATCGCACCATGACAAAATTATTCGATTCGATAAAAAAGGCCAATAAAGCAGAGCAAGCTCAAGCTAACTTTTTAGCCAATATGAGCCATGAAATTCGTACACCAATAAACGCTATTATTGGCTTAAATCACCTCGCGTTGCAGGGTAAAGTAGACACCGAGACTCACAATTACCTGAGTAAAGTTAATAACGCTTCTCAAACATTGTTACATATTGTTAACGATATTCTTGAATATTCAAAAATAGAGGCGCAGCAGCTGATCATTGATAAACAAATTTTCAGCCTCGATACGCTTCTTAACAATTTAATCAACCTCGTTATTGTCAATGCCAATGAAAAAAATATTGAAATTATCATTGTTGGGCAACATGATGTTCCCGACCAACTCTACGGTGATAGATTTCGTATCCACCAAGCGTTATTAAATTTACTGAATAATGCCATAAAATTTACCAATTCGGGCCATGTTATTCTTTCCCTTAAACAGCTAAAGAGAAAAGAGCAACCGCTGCGTATTCAGTTTTCCGTACAGGATACCGGTATTGGAATAACCGATGAGCAACTTAAACGGCTCTTTCGCCCTTTTGCGCAGGCCGACTCATCGACAACCAGACGTTTTGGTGGAACAGGATTGGGGCTCACTATTAGCCAGAACCTGATCACCTTAATGGGGGGAAATTTACGGGTTGATAGTGAATTTAATACAGGTAGCACCTTCTCTTTTGACCTGCCGCTCGCCTTGCCTACTGATTCTCTATCATCGGCGCCACTTACAGGTTCCCTGTATGACGGGGCAATAAAAAATTGCCACTTACTCATTATTGATGGTAATGAAACCGTTCGACGGGAAATGACTGATATCGCAACACGGTTACAGTTTTCAAGCGACACTGCGCAATCAATACAGGATGGTATCGCAAAATTATCTGATAGCTTTAATGCCCCACACCATCGCTATGGTTTCATATTGGTGGATCAAAAAATGGGCAAAGCGTCTATACTCGAGCTAATTAAAGTAAACCAAGAACTTGCAGGAGAAAATCCCCCCTTTGTTATCTTAATGACTTCGCAACTGGCCGATAATCATGGGCTTGAAAATGCTATCGATGCCATATTAAAAAAACCTATAACCATAAAAAACCTTTTAATACAACTGGAAAACCTCAGTAATGGCATGCCACCACTACTAGAGAAAAACAGAGAACACAGCAATAAGTTACAGGGTATTAATATTTTAGTGGTCGAAGATAATCCTATCAATCAAGAAGTAGCGACCAAGTTGTTAGAAAAAGAAGGGGCGGCTGTCTATGTGGCAAATAATGGCTTAAAAGCATTAGAGCTAGTCAAGCAAAGCGATGGCGAATTTGATGTCATACTGATGGATATTCACATGCCGGGCATGAATGGTTACCAAACCTGTACACAAATACGCAAGCAGTATGATCAACAGCAATTACCCATTATCGCGTTATCTGCGATAACCGCATGTAATGTACAGAAAGAGATTTTAGATGTAGGATTCAATCTATTTATTGCTAAGCCTTTCGATCCAGAGACATTGTTTACCGCCATATTAGCCTCCGTCGCAAAATTAAAATCAGACCAATTTCCACTCCCTTTAAATAAACAGGTGCCAGCAACGCAATCGCTATTTCCAGCTCAACTATTAAGCACAGACTCGCCAATTAATATTGCCTCAGCCATAAAAAATGTCGGTGGTGATGCACTTTTTTTAAAAAAATTATTGCTGCAATTTTACGACAACCATGGCGATGACATAGTGGCGATTAACGATGCCTTCGCTGAACATAAATTCCAAGAGATCAAAAGAATAGCGCATACATTAAAAGGAGTAGCGGCAACCATTGCTGCCGAGACACTTTACCAAGACGCTAAAAACCTAGAAAACCTCGCGGGACAGAGTGCATCTTCATCTAAAGTCGCAATTGACAAACTAGCCATGAGCTTTAAACTAGTTAAAGATACCCTCCAGGAATTACTTGATAATATTACAGTTCACAGTAAGTCATGTGATAACCTTGCAGGTAACAAAATTCCTAACAGAGAAAAAGTAACTCATACTTTTAAGCTCCTTGAAAAATCGCTCCGTGATGGGGCATTTGAGGCGAAGCAGCATCTATCTGAGCTACAATGCCTGCTCAATGATGATGATAGTAATATCGATATGACACCCTTAACAATCTTGCTCGATAACTTTGAATTTGAGGCCGCACATAGCAAACTGCTAGAGATGCTCAAGGCATCTGCAATAGATATTAGCTAG
- a CDS encoding amino acid ABC transporter substrate-binding protein, with translation MLKKYIRLLLSFILIFSVAPLCQALDKKPITFALSLSLTGENSRIGSSIKNGLLLWQKQVNSGQGILGHPVKLIFTDDQGDPKRAMTIYQDYVRNKNINFLFSPYNSKLTGAIMPIVEQAKIPLIAMIANSSELWSKGYKNIFGLLQVSTNITNDFIEILALDGDHKLAILGIDDAFGRSVADGAQEWADSIGVDIVLNHIFNKNEFSFNKLAKRVIQTNATDLIFTGSLEETIAMRRALANNPSRPMTFFSAASGAADAYYQAELGPLAEHTVTSIWWVTNVQYDDANVTSFKNAYHTQFKQPPSYISALSYAAGEIFQEAIERAGSINAQQVRETILSLNTVTVIGRFAVDKTGKQIKQRQFLSQWQNGVLQTVWPKSLSSTTIVLEK, from the coding sequence GTGCTAAAAAAATATATTCGCTTGTTGCTCTCTTTTATACTCATTTTTTCGGTTGCTCCGCTATGCCAAGCATTAGATAAAAAACCGATTACATTTGCATTGTCATTAAGCCTAACGGGCGAAAATAGCAGAATAGGCTCATCAATAAAAAATGGTCTTCTACTATGGCAAAAACAAGTTAATAGCGGCCAAGGGATTTTAGGCCACCCCGTTAAACTGATCTTTACAGATGATCAAGGTGACCCTAAGCGCGCCATGACAATCTATCAAGATTATGTTCGCAACAAAAATATAAATTTTCTTTTCAGCCCCTACAACAGCAAATTAACAGGGGCCATCATGCCCATCGTTGAACAAGCTAAAATCCCACTAATCGCGATGATAGCCAATAGCAGTGAATTATGGAGTAAGGGTTATAAAAATATCTTTGGACTTTTACAAGTATCCACCAATATTACCAATGATTTTATTGAAATACTTGCCCTTGATGGCGATCACAAGCTAGCCATACTCGGTATTGATGATGCCTTCGGCCGTTCGGTTGCTGATGGTGCTCAAGAATGGGCCGATAGCATTGGCGTAGATATTGTGCTCAATCATATATTCAATAAAAATGAGTTCTCTTTCAATAAATTAGCGAAACGAGTTATCCAAACCAATGCGACCGATCTCATTTTTACTGGTTCATTAGAGGAAACTATCGCCATGCGTCGGGCATTAGCGAATAACCCGTCTAGGCCTATGACCTTTTTTAGTGCTGCGTCGGGCGCTGCTGATGCATACTACCAAGCAGAGCTAGGGCCATTAGCTGAACATACCGTCACCTCCATTTGGTGGGTGACAAATGTACAATATGATGACGCGAATGTTACCTCCTTTAAAAATGCCTATCACACTCAGTTTAAGCAGCCTCCTTCCTATATTTCTGCATTAAGTTATGCCGCCGGTGAAATTTTTCAAGAAGCAATAGAGAGAGCGGGTAGCATTAATGCACAGCAGGTTCGAGAGACTATTCTTAGCCTGAATACGGTGACCGTCATTGGACGATTTGCCGTTGACAAAACGGGGAAACAAATCAAACAGCGCCAATTTTTAAGTCAATGGCAAAATGGGGTACTGCAAACCGTCTGGCCAAAATCTCTTTCATCAACCACTATTGTGCTTGAAAAATAG
- a CDS encoding SDR family oxidoreductase: MSHLQGKVILITGATSGIGRAIALQAIAKGARLALCGRSDVKMQKLRADLSKYQHVYSSFFDITNESLTMAFIGDVINHFGKIDILINNAGANTAKNSVVDIKTSDYEYMIKLNQVAPFVVMREVFKDMQQRQAGHIVNILSSVCKFSNPSMGAYTGSKDGFEGMTKVFRKEAAEDNVVVTAVYPGGVDTDFRAMDRPDYLSSDTVAQAIISMLELPAEAAVHELLLRPHVERNY; this comes from the coding sequence ATGAGTCATTTACAGGGTAAAGTTATTTTAATTACAGGCGCGACATCGGGAATAGGGCGAGCTATCGCCCTGCAAGCGATTGCTAAGGGGGCGCGTTTAGCATTGTGTGGCCGAAGCGATGTTAAAATGCAAAAATTGCGTGCCGACTTGAGTAAGTATCAACATGTTTATAGTTCCTTCTTTGATATTACCAATGAGTCATTGACGATGGCATTTATTGGCGATGTGATTAACCACTTTGGGAAAATTGATATATTGATAAACAATGCCGGTGCTAATACCGCAAAAAATAGTGTTGTGGATATTAAAACTTCCGATTACGAATATATGATCAAACTCAACCAAGTCGCTCCCTTTGTGGTGATGCGCGAAGTGTTTAAGGATATGCAACAGCGTCAAGCTGGCCATATTGTTAACATTCTATCCTCGGTTTGTAAGTTTTCCAATCCAAGTATGGGTGCTTATACGGGATCTAAGGATGGTTTTGAGGGGATGACAAAGGTCTTTCGCAAGGAAGCTGCCGAAGATAACGTGGTGGTCACTGCGGTATACCCTGGTGGTGTCGATACTGATTTTCGAGCAATGGACCGCCCTGACTATTTAAGCTCTGACACCGTAGCACAAGCTATTATATCGATGCTTGAACTACCCGCTGAAGCCGC